The DNA window CCCGGCGCGTACCGGGGAGTGATGGTGGTCGGAATCATCACCCGCACGCCGCGCGGCTCTGAGGCCGCGAGCTGGATGAACCGCAGCTCGACCTGGACCTCCTGGCCCGGGAGGAGATTGCCGACGCTGACCTGGAAAACGTTCGGCCGCTCCTGGTCGAGAAGGAACGCCCCGTCGCCCTCGGCCATCGCCTCGTCGTACGTTTCGAACGCCTTCTCGCGCTCTTCGACGGAACCCGCGATCAGGCGGTCGCCGATACGGATCGAGAATCCGCACACAGCGGCCTCTTCGGGCAGGGGAAACAGATACGTCGCCTCGATGGCGTTCTTTTCGATGTTGCGGAACCGCTGCGTCAGGCACCACTCGCCCACCCGCCCCTGCAGGCGCCCCGAAAGCCGGCAGCCGATCAGGGGAACCGCCTCTCCGCTCTTGCCGATGACTCCCCGGTCACTCTCCTGCTGGTGCGTGGTCATGGTGATTTCTCCTCTTCTTCAGCCGCGCGAACGGCATTTCGGCCGGCACGTGCCGGCGCGGATCACGTGTTCCGCGTAGAACGGTCGAGTTCCGGAAAGATGCTCCGGATGGCGTGCTGCAGACGCTCGTATCTCGATGCCGTCATGCGGCAGACACCGGCCTGCAGGTGAATTTCGCACCCCGGCGCCATGAGGAAGCGCATCCAGGGCTCGGCGGCCATCAGCGGCACGGCGGCGTCGCGAACCGCGGTTTCCCCCTTCCCTTCGGAGAGGCGGGCCGCGATATCTCTCAGGGCAAGGCCCCCTTCCTGAAGGGCGCGAATCTCGGCGAGGCGTTTTATATGTTCATCGGTATAGAAATGCCCCCGGCCTGCCCCGCAGGGGGGAGCGAGGAGCCCCTGCTGCACGTAAAAGCGGATGGTGCGGCGCGGGACCCCTGTCATCTCTGCAACTTCGCCGATCGAATACCGTTTATCCATACTCTAAATATGACATTTACTGTCGCATTGTCAAGTGTCATGTTTTTTTCGACAGCCCAACGACGATTACGAAGGAGGGGGGGCGAAATCATATCATGGATATAATATATTTATATGATTATATTCCTTACCTGCATCGGGGCGCGTTACGGGGCGGATCTCAGACCCGCCCCTCATAAGCCTCATCAACCACATACGTCACACCAGTCACAGAACGCATACAAGATTCCGGCCACATCATGACACCGCATTGCACCCCGGATTACATTCCGGATTCGCGCCTTCGTCCGGGGGGATTCATTCCCTTTCTCAGGGATTGTCCGATTCATGCCGATAGACGGTGCTGAAGCCGGCGGCAGGAACCGGCAGGCCTGTTGTCAGGCGGAAAAGGGGTTGTCATGGGAATCCGGGGCCGGGGGATGTCGAGGATCGTCTTTTTTCTGGCGGCGCTTCTCGCCGCCATGACGTTTCATGGGTGCGGCGGTGGCGGCAGTTCGTCCCGACTCGCCTCGGTGCAGATATCCGGGCTTTCCGCCGACGGTTCCGCCGATGGCTCTGGTCTCGCGACGGAAGCCATCCCCCTGGCGGCGCCGGCCGTGGCAAGCGAACCCGACCCGCTGAGGCTGTATGCGCCGGCGGCGATTCACGCGGCGCAGAACATCTACTCGTATTTCAAGCTCGAAGCGGTCGACGGCGTTCCGCCCTACACGTTCACAGCATCGGGGCTTCCTGAAGGCTTCGGTCTGGGGACATCGACCGGCTTCGTCGGCGGCACGCCCGTCGCGACAGGCGTGGCGACGATCACGTTCACCGTCACGGACGCGTCCGGGACCGCTTTCTCGGCGTTTTCCGTCATGACGATCGTCCCGGGACTGTCGATTTCCTGCCTTACGCAGATGCACTTCACCTTCGATCAGCAGGTTTCGACCCTGTTCGCCGTTCCCCTCGCCGGCAGGGCCCCCTACGAGTTCACCGTGACGGGGCTTCCGCCCGGCCTCGACCTGCGGGTCGACCGCAACCGCCTCGCGTATCTCATGGGCGCTCCCGACCGACTCGGAAGTCACTCGGTCACGCTGTTCGTCAAGGATGCCGACGGCGCCGAGGCGCAGGCCGACGTCGTCATCTCGGTCAGCCGCGCCGGCTACTGGGTCGAAACGGGCGTCGCCTACCTGCGCGTCGGCGACACCTTCAACCAGCTGATCTGCCAGGCGCGGGGCGGCTCGCCCCTGACGGGCATCTACGGCACGAAGACCTACGAATACGCGGTCTCCGGCCTGCCGCCCGGCATCGCCCTCGTCACCTACGCCGAAGGGGCTGTCGACGGCAGCAACCAGTTTGGCGCGCTCGTCTCGGGCACGGCGACGACGGTCGGAAACTACGTGATCGACATCACGGCCGTCGACACGACGGGCGCTCCCGTGAAGGGAATGGGGTTCATCCAGGTCGACCCCAAAAAAGAATGACACGTTCTTGAATCCTGCGAGAATCTCTCGTGCCCCGACAGGTTCAGCACGAACGTGAACGCACAATTTGGCTTTATGTGTACAACTTTTCTTCATCTTGCCCATTGACACATTTCCTCTCACCCCATACCATTGAGGGAGATTTAGCGCAGGGCAAGGAATTTGAGTATGAAGCAGAAACGTCCGAACATTCGGCATTCGTGTGCATGCCTTTTCTTCGGTGTTTTCGGCTTGTTTCTCTCATTTTTCCCCGCTTTTCCGGTCGTTGCCTCCAGCCAGTTCGACACCGAACCCCTCGAAGTTTTCACCGGGGCCATGGCCGCCCCCTGGGAACGCGTCGAACGCCTCATCGACCGCCACCCCGGCTTCAAACACGAGGCGTTTGCCCCCGAGGGCGTGCAGACCGATCCCCGGATCGTCCGATGGTTCGGCGGCGACAAGACGCCCCACTCGAACCGGTTCCTCCTGCACTGCTTCCGCGACTATTCGAAAAGAACCTTCCCCACCCCGGTCCTCTTGGTTCACGGCTCCGTCGACAACGCCAACCGCGGCTGGATTCACCCCTACGACATGTCCGGCAGCCTTCAGACGCTCCCGCCCGACAAGGTCGGGTTCGCCTGCCGTCTCGCCGATCTCGGGTATTCCGTCTTCGCCATCACATTCGCCCACGGACAGGGCGACAACATCATGCAGGCCGAGCAGATCGCAAACGCCATCCGCCGCATCCGCATCCTCCTCGGCCGCGAGAAAGATCCCGATTTCAAGGTCGACATCATCGCCCACTCGAAAGGAAACGTGGCCGCCCGCCTCTACTGCTCCGACGCGAGAGCCATCTTCCCCAATCTCACGTTCCTGACCCCGTTCCGGAAAGACGTTCGCAAATACATCGCCATCGCCTCGCCGATGCGCGGCATCGACACCCCATATCGGTATTACGGGTACAACCTGCACATCGCGCTGAACCCGGGAAACGCCCCGCTGGGCGCTTCGAAAATGCTCATCAACGGCACATGGAAAAACGTCCATGACCGGACCGTCTTCAGCGACTCGAAGAACTACTGGCCCGGCCAGTCACAGCTGCTGTTCAACCTCGTCCGCGACGGAAATATACCGCTCGGCATTGAAAGCGCGACCGCCGACGCCGGGGCGAGCGCCCTCGCCCTGTATCACGGCGGCGCCTCTCTCGCCCTCGAGTCGCGCGGCATCGACAAGGCCATCGAGGCCGGCGACCGGCTGATCTACCGTCTCGAGGAAAAGGGCATCGATCCGTCGGTACGCCTCTGCGTCCTCGCCGGGAACAACCCCTACCTTTCGCTCAAACTGCCGGTGCTGGGCTACACGCCAACCCCCTACGAGACGTTTTCCGCCCCGTACGACGGCCTTCTCTTCGTCGAATCCGCCGTCTGGACGAAAGGCATCCTGAAGCGCGGCGCCAGGCTACTCGCGAAGTCCGTCATCTACAAGAACCATCTCGACCTCGCCCGCGACCCCGAGGCGTTCAAGCTCATCGACACGTGGCTGATGGCCCCGACGGGCACGGAAAAACGTTCTCTCCGTAAACAGGTGGAAGCTCTGTTCCCGTCGCAGGACGAAGAGTAACCCTCTCCCCGCCTGACCCGCTGCTCTTCCACGCCTCCGCCACGGCCCCTTCACGCTCCGTTCGTAAAGGCCCCGTCGGAGCACGAATTGTCTCTCGCCCCTCGATCACGCAGGGCGAACGGCATGTTCGACGATTCAGACTCCACGGTATCAATCCGAGGGCTTTTCGCATGCGCAGTTCGCAATGGGGTCACACCGCGCTTCGCGCTTTCGACGCCATTCAGAAGGCAGAAAGATCCCGTTCGGCCCCGGACGCTTCGCCGTGCAGCCGGCGGAACTTCAGGAAAGTTTCCAGAGAGGCTTTCGCCTGATCGACGGCCGGTGAAGCCGCACCGCCAAAGATGTCGGCAAGGTCATCAAACCGCCCCTGCGCAACGAACTGCTTCATCGAATTGAGCACCAGGGCGTTCACCGCTTCGTGTCTGCTCGCTGCGACGCTGATTCCATACGGCATCTCGGCTTTGTCGAGCATGGCGAGGATATTCCGCAGTCCCATTCCATTCTGGGTGCTCGAGAATGTCACGACACTGCCGTCGGTTCTGGAATCGACGGTTCCGTCGTGGTCGGTTCTCAGGATCTTCACGTCGCGGCTGGCATACCGTTCGAGAACCTCCGGAGACGGGTGATTGTAGGAGTTGCTGATTCCCACCGAGAACACGGCATAATCCGGCCTGGCGGCATTCAGAAAGGCGTTGGTGGAAGAGGTTTTGCTGCCGTGATGCCCGACCTTGAGGACCGTCAAGGGGAAACAGGCGGGGTGTTCCGCGATCATTTCGCGCTCAACGAGGGCCGTGGCATCGCCCGTGAACAGATACCCGATTTTCCCGGTGGTGACCTTGAACACCAGCGACGTATCGTTCGCCGTCAGGGCCGGCTGGCCGGGAGCGGGCGCCGGATGGGGGTGATCCGCGTGCAGGAGGTCGACATGCACCTGCGATCCCCAGTTGAACGAATCCGACATCCGGGCCTTCTTCAGAGGAATGTTTTTTTCGCGGATGGCTCTGAACAGGCGCTTGTACAAAACATCGTCGCCTTTCGTCGCTTCGGGGTCGCCCGGGGAAACGACGGTAGACTCCGTCGAGTAGATGAATTCCCCGATCGGAAGCGCTTCGACGAGCGTGAGAAACCCTCCGAAATGGTCGCGATGCGCATGAGTGATGACGGCGGTATCGATTTTCTCGATTCCTGCTGCTTCCAGGAAGGGAAGAATGATGTCTTCGGCTGCATGATCGACATCGTTCCCGGCATCGATGAGAATGGTTTTCTCCCGGGTCCTGATCAGGATGGCATCGCCCTGCCCGACGTCCAGAAACGTCACGCGCAGTTGCGCATTGCCCGTGTGAAGGCCTGAAGCCAGGGAGGCGGATGAAGCCGAAAAAAGGGAAGAGGCTTGAAACAGGAAGACAAACGAAACGAGGATCAGCAGCGTGAAAAAGCGCGACGACCTGTGTTGCATCCCGTGCTACTCCATACTCGATTTTTCCAGAACTCCGGCGCCCTGGGAACGGCCCTCATACGAGGAGCCAATACTCGATACAAATCACAGCCGGAAAAAACAGGGCGGACTGTCAGCATAGCACGATTCGCCGACCGAGTCAAAATCAGGGCTTCCGCTTTTTCTTCTTCATCCGCGTTTCATCTGGCCACTATCTGCAAATGCGTTCTTGATGTTCCTGTTCAGCCTTCGGTTTCAGAGCGTGTCCGGAAAAATAGCCGTGAAGAGGCGATGACGCCGACGGGAAGAACCAGCGACATCAGGAAGAACGAGAGCAGGGCGGGCGGAATTCCGATCTCGAGCCCGGGAACGGCGGCCGCCAGAAATTCTGAATCGCGCATAAAGAAAAACGGCACCCAAGTTGGGTGCCGTCAGGGGTAAAACAGTGCCGGGAGCGGGACTTGAACCCGCACGGCGTGAGCCATACGCCCCTCAAACGTATGTGTCTACCAGTTCCACCATCCCGGCGGGAACGTGCGGATATTCTACCGCAACACGCCTTCAAAGTCAACAGGTGTACGCGCGGTCTGAAAAATTCAGGGGCGAGGCCGAAAAACGCCGGAAACAACAACGGCCCGATCAGGGTCGATCGGGCCGCCGGTTTTTCAGCAACTTCGGGTTCAGTC is part of the Candidatus Ozemobacteraceae bacterium genome and encodes:
- a CDS encoding MerR family transcriptional regulator, coding for MDKRYSIGEVAEMTGVPRRTIRFYVQQGLLAPPCGAGRGHFYTDEHIKRLAEIRALQEGGLALRDIAARLSEGKGETAVRDAAVPLMAAEPWMRFLMAPGCEIHLQAGVCRMTASRYERLQHAIRSIFPELDRSTRNT
- a CDS encoding putative Ig domain-containing protein; translation: MGIRGRGMSRIVFFLAALLAAMTFHGCGGGGSSSRLASVQISGLSADGSADGSGLATEAIPLAAPAVASEPDPLRLYAPAAIHAAQNIYSYFKLEAVDGVPPYTFTASGLPEGFGLGTSTGFVGGTPVATGVATITFTVTDASGTAFSAFSVMTIVPGLSISCLTQMHFTFDQQVSTLFAVPLAGRAPYEFTVTGLPPGLDLRVDRNRLAYLMGAPDRLGSHSVTLFVKDADGAEAQADVVISVSRAGYWVETGVAYLRVGDTFNQLICQARGGSPLTGIYGTKTYEYAVSGLPPGIALVTYAEGAVDGSNQFGALVSGTATTVGNYVIDITAVDTTGAPVKGMGFIQVDPKKE
- a CDS encoding ComEC/Rec2 family competence protein, giving the protein MQHRSSRFFTLLILVSFVFLFQASSLFSASSASLASGLHTGNAQLRVTFLDVGQGDAILIRTREKTILIDAGNDVDHAAEDIILPFLEAAGIEKIDTAVITHAHRDHFGGFLTLVEALPIGEFIYSTESTVVSPGDPEATKGDDVLYKRLFRAIREKNIPLKKARMSDSFNWGSQVHVDLLHADHPHPAPAPGQPALTANDTSLVFKVTTGKIGYLFTGDATALVEREMIAEHPACFPLTVLKVGHHGSKTSSTNAFLNAARPDYAVFSVGISNSYNHPSPEVLERYASRDVKILRTDHDGTVDSRTDGSVVTFSSTQNGMGLRNILAMLDKAEMPYGISVAASRHEAVNALVLNSMKQFVAQGRFDDLADIFGGAASPAVDQAKASLETFLKFRRLHGEASGAERDLSAF